A genomic stretch from Thermoprotei archaeon includes:
- the metG gene encoding methionine--tRNA ligase subunit beta: protein MITIDDFSKIDLRVGLIKAAEPIVGTRKLLKLSVDFGSEIRQIISGIADQYSPQELIGRKFVFVYNLQPKTIHGLISQGMILAAEDEKGKVYLVTVERDPPPGTKVH from the coding sequence ATGATAACAATAGATGATTTCAGTAAAATTGATTTGCGTGTAGGATTAATCAAAGCAGCTGAGCCAATAGTAGGAACACGAAAATTGTTGAAATTATCAGTTGATTTTGGTTCTGAAATAAGACAAATAATATCAGGTATCGCAGATCAATATTCACCACAAGAGCTCATAGGCCGTAAATTCGTCTTCGTTTATAATCTACAACCTAAAACTATACATGGTCTTATAAGCCAAGGCATGATACTTGCTGCGGAGGATGAAAAAGGAAAAGTTTATTTAGTAACTGTAGAAAGAGACCCGCCACCAGGAACAAAGGTTCATTAA
- a CDS encoding NADP-dependent malic enzyme → MSQQKERTEELYKLAVEYSKFYGGKITVVPHVPVRSLDDFSIWYTPGVAAVSRAIAKDPNLSFELTSRWNTIAIVTDGTRVLGLGNVGPEAAMPVMEGKALIFKYLGGVNAVPITLGTRDQQEFFNTVKILEPAFGGFNLEDIESPKCFFLLDNLRKTLKVPVWHDDQQGTAGATLAGLLNALKLTGRKIKDTRVVFFGAGASNIATARVLITAGFDPGNLILIDTKGILHPEREDIDELMLHNPWKYEFAIKTNKDRVKGGLREALKSADVLVAASKPGPGTFPKEYIKEMNKDPVVFVLANPVPEIWPWEAKEMGAKIVATGRSDFPNQVNNSLVFPAVFRGSLDARAITITDEMMVAASTELAKFAEEKNISEDYIIPTMEEWEVYPRVAATVAQKAVEQGLARRKMSWQEFHDRAREIIEESRLVLLTLVKNGLIQMPPEVK, encoded by the coding sequence ATGTCACAACAAAAGGAGAGAACTGAAGAACTGTACAAGCTAGCTGTTGAATATTCTAAGTTTTATGGTGGAAAAATAACAGTTGTTCCCCATGTTCCTGTACGTAGTCTTGATGATTTCTCGATTTGGTATACGCCTGGTGTTGCTGCTGTTTCACGGGCAATAGCTAAGGATCCTAATCTATCTTTCGAATTGACCAGTCGTTGGAATACTATTGCTATCGTGACTGATGGAACTAGGGTATTGGGGTTAGGGAATGTGGGACCTGAAGCTGCTATGCCTGTTATGGAGGGTAAAGCGCTCATATTTAAATATCTTGGTGGTGTGAATGCTGTGCCTATCACTCTTGGCACTAGAGATCAACAAGAGTTCTTCAATACTGTTAAAATTTTGGAGCCAGCTTTTGGTGGGTTTAATTTAGAGGACATAGAGTCACCGAAATGTTTCTTTTTACTTGATAATTTAAGGAAAACTCTTAAGGTTCCTGTATGGCATGATGATCAACAAGGCACGGCTGGAGCTACTCTTGCTGGTCTTCTTAATGCATTAAAACTTACTGGGCGTAAGATTAAGGATACGAGGGTTGTATTTTTTGGTGCTGGAGCATCTAATATAGCTACAGCAAGAGTCCTCATAACTGCAGGTTTTGATCCTGGCAATTTAATACTTATTGACACTAAAGGTATTTTGCATCCAGAGCGCGAGGATATTGATGAACTTATGTTACACAATCCATGGAAATATGAGTTTGCCATAAAAACTAATAAAGATAGAGTTAAAGGAGGACTTAGAGAGGCTCTTAAGAGTGCTGATGTATTAGTAGCTGCTTCTAAACCTGGTCCTGGAACATTTCCGAAGGAATACATAAAGGAAATGAATAAGGATCCAGTGGTGTTTGTTTTAGCGAACCCTGTTCCAGAGATTTGGCCTTGGGAAGCTAAAGAAATGGGTGCTAAAATTGTTGCTACTGGCAGATCGGATTTTCCAAATCAAGTTAACAATAGTTTAGTTTTTCCAGCTGTTTTCAGAGGTTCTCTTGATGCACGTGCTATAACTATCACTGATGAAATGATGGTCGCAGCCTCAACCGAGCTGGCTAAATTTGCTGAAGAGAAGAACATTTCAGAAGATTACATAATACCAACCATGGAGGAATGGGAAGTATATCCCAGGGTAGCAGCAACTGTTGCTCAGAAGGCTGTGGAACAGGGATTAGCCAGACGTAAAATGTCATGGCAGGAATTCCATGATAGGGCTAGAGAAATAATAGAGGAGAGTCGTCTAGTACTTTTAACATTGGTTAAGAATGGATTAATACAAATGCCGCCTGAGGTAAAATAA